The proteins below are encoded in one region of Cytophagales bacterium:
- a CDS encoding biotin/lipoyl-containing protein, with translation MSREIGLSLVYRDMWQSSGKYMPRVDQLVRVAEPIVDMGCFRRVETNGGGFEQINLLYGENPNHSVRQWTQAFNDAGIETHMLERGLNALRMYPVPKDVRRLMFKLKKIQGTDISRSFDGLNDTRNLKLSIEYAKEGGMIAQAALCITHSELHTVNYYVKMAEELIGMGAQEICIKDMAGIGRPASMGKLVKEIKALADIKVTYHGHSGPGFSVTSSLEAARAGADFIDVGMEPLSFGTGHADLLTVHEVLRDAGFSVPDINMKAYMQARSLTQEFMDDFLKYYINEKNRQMNALLIGPGLPGGMMGSLMSDLESNLRSLNKWMAKNNKPEVTQDQLMIALFDEVKTIWPMIGYPPLVTPYSQYVKNAALSNVTQMMKGKERWSLLDDSTWSMILGKSGQVPGAVSHEIKDLAASQGREFFEGDPQDLQPDALDEYRAKMQDKGWETGPDDEELFEYAMHPEQYEDYKSGKAKAAFEKDLAEKKGKANQPQTASPASSPVAAPDFQPKTLNVDVNGEQYTVAVSYDGTEVAQPTAPQEAKAATPAQQGTRKIEAPLEGKIYLTKDPSDTEVKVGSQVKKGDVVCYIEAMKVVNAIKSEFSGTVTEVLVKDGDEVLDDDTLFILS, from the coding sequence ATGTCAAGAGAAATCGGATTAAGTCTCGTATATAGAGACATGTGGCAATCATCTGGAAAGTATATGCCACGTGTTGATCAATTAGTGCGTGTTGCAGAACCCATTGTAGATATGGGATGCTTTCGACGTGTAGAGACAAACGGTGGAGGATTTGAACAGATCAATCTGCTTTATGGAGAAAACCCCAATCATTCCGTAAGGCAGTGGACACAAGCTTTCAACGATGCTGGAATTGAAACGCACATGTTGGAAAGAGGCCTCAATGCATTGCGAATGTATCCCGTTCCGAAAGATGTACGCCGATTGATGTTCAAATTGAAAAAGATCCAGGGAACAGACATCTCACGATCTTTTGATGGACTGAATGATACCAGAAACCTTAAGCTTTCAATAGAGTATGCAAAGGAAGGAGGCATGATCGCTCAGGCAGCCCTCTGTATCACTCATTCGGAGCTGCATACCGTCAATTATTACGTGAAAATGGCTGAAGAGCTCATCGGTATGGGAGCTCAGGAAATTTGCATCAAGGACATGGCTGGCATCGGACGACCTGCTTCAATGGGGAAGCTTGTCAAAGAGATCAAAGCACTGGCAGATATCAAAGTAACCTATCATGGCCACTCTGGTCCTGGCTTTTCCGTGACGTCTTCGCTGGAAGCGGCTCGAGCAGGGGCTGATTTTATTGATGTCGGAATGGAACCGCTTTCATTTGGTACAGGTCACGCAGATCTATTGACTGTTCATGAAGTGTTGAGAGATGCAGGGTTTAGTGTTCCTGATATCAACATGAAAGCCTACATGCAAGCGCGTTCGCTTACACAGGAATTCATGGATGATTTCCTGAAATATTACATCAATGAGAAAAACCGTCAGATGAATGCCCTGCTGATAGGACCAGGTCTGCCTGGTGGTATGATGGGTAGTCTGATGTCGGACCTGGAGAGTAACCTAAGGAGCCTCAATAAATGGATGGCGAAAAACAACAAGCCAGAAGTCACTCAGGATCAGTTGATGATTGCTCTGTTCGATGAAGTAAAGACCATCTGGCCGATGATTGGTTATCCACCATTGGTGACACCCTATAGCCAATATGTAAAAAATGCAGCACTAAGTAATGTGACGCAAATGATGAAGGGTAAGGAGCGTTGGTCGCTGCTGGATGATAGTACCTGGTCGATGATCCTTGGAAAATCAGGACAGGTACCCGGAGCAGTATCTCATGAGATCAAAGACCTGGCAGCATCACAAGGGCGCGAATTTTTTGAGGGAGATCCTCAAGACCTTCAGCCAGATGCATTGGATGAGTACAGAGCCAAAATGCAGGATAAGGGATGGGAGACCGGCCCTGATGATGAGGAACTCTTCGAATACGCTATGCATCCCGAGCAATACGAAGATTATAAGTCTGGTAAAGCAAAAGCTGCCTTTGAAAAAGACCTGGCTGAGAAAAAAGGAAAAGCCAATCAGCCACAAACTGCTTCTCCTGCTAGTTCTCCGGTAGCTGCCCCTGATTTCCAGCCGAAAACTTTGAATGTAGATGTAAATGGTGAGCAGTATACGGTTGCTGTTTCTTACGATGGTACTGAGGTGGCTCAACCCACTGCTCCTCAAGAAGCCAAAGCTGCGACACCTGCACAGCAAGGCACTCGAAAGATCGAAGCACCACTCGAAGGAAAGATCTACCTGACCAAAGACCCTTCTGATACGGAGGTAAAAGTGGGCAGTCAGGTGAAGAAAGGTGATGTGGTTTGCTACATAGAAGCGATGAAGGTTGTAAATGCCATCAAATCTGAATTTTCAGGTACAGTCACCGAAGTATTGGTCAAAGATGGTGACGAAGTACTGGATGATGACACATTGTTCATTTTAAGCTAA
- a CDS encoding energy transducer TonB, with protein MGLMFTLAFVLWAFEHKTYDDTGLLDLGQVEDDFEDIMDIPPTEQPPPPPPKVQLPEIIEVPDEEEIEEEIEVELDVEVTEETVVEDIVFEEAPEEEEVDEIFDIVEDQPEYPGGIAAFYKYVSKNMKYPKQARRMGIEGKVYVQFVVDKDGSVTDVRAVKGIGAGCDEEAERVLRQSQKFKPGRQRGRPVKVRMMMPIIFKLNN; from the coding sequence ATGGGCCTTATGTTCACGCTGGCATTTGTGCTTTGGGCATTTGAACACAAAACTTACGACGATACAGGTCTGTTAGATCTGGGTCAGGTAGAGGACGATTTTGAGGATATCATGGATATTCCTCCAACCGAGCAACCACCGCCCCCTCCACCAAAGGTGCAGCTTCCTGAGATTATTGAGGTTCCTGATGAAGAGGAAATCGAAGAAGAGATCGAAGTTGAGCTTGATGTTGAGGTAACTGAGGAAACGGTTGTTGAGGATATCGTATTCGAAGAAGCTCCTGAAGAAGAGGAAGTGGACGAGATTTTCGATATTGTAGAAGATCAGCCAGAATATCCCGGAGGTATCGCGGCATTCTACAAGTACGTGAGTAAAAACATGAAGTACCCTAAGCAAGCGCGAAGAATGGGTATCGAGGGTAAAGTATACGTTCAGTTCGTAGTAGACAAAGACGGAAGCGTTACCGATGTACGTGCTGTGAAAGGTATTGGAGCTGGTTGTGATGAGGAAGCTGAAAGAGTACTTCGTCAATCACAAAAATTCAAGCCTGGAAGACAAAGAGGAAGACCTGTGAAAGTGAGAATGATGATGCCGATCATCTTCAAATTGAACAATTAA
- a CDS encoding SAM-dependent methyltransferase codes for MSKGVLYMIPTYLDEQNDGAYIAPLVKSIVQNTQYYLVENIRTARRYISSLKLGVDISQLHFEQLDKNTTIESIGKLAYPLLEGHDMGVISEAGLPGIADPGKVAVSFAHRKSIKVVPLPGPSSIIQALIASGFNGQSFVFHGYLPIEPKKRQESIRKMQQSHERNGVTQIFMETPYRNDKLMTDLLKILPGSAYLSVAAGISSDSEMIKSQRVESWKTNLPNLHKIPTIFCLGNP; via the coding sequence ATGAGTAAAGGTGTATTGTACATGATCCCAACGTACCTCGATGAGCAAAATGACGGAGCGTATATCGCCCCTTTAGTCAAAAGCATCGTACAAAACACACAATACTACCTCGTAGAGAATATTCGTACGGCCAGAAGGTACATTTCCTCGTTGAAGTTGGGCGTCGACATCAGCCAACTCCATTTTGAACAACTGGACAAAAACACAACCATTGAATCAATTGGGAAATTAGCCTACCCTTTGCTTGAGGGCCATGATATGGGTGTGATCTCTGAAGCAGGTTTACCAGGCATTGCAGACCCGGGAAAAGTTGCCGTAAGTTTTGCTCATCGAAAAAGTATAAAAGTGGTTCCACTCCCCGGACCCTCATCCATCATACAGGCCTTGATCGCTTCAGGGTTCAATGGACAATCTTTCGTTTTTCACGGATACCTGCCGATTGAACCTAAAAAACGTCAAGAAAGTATCAGGAAGATGCAACAGTCCCATGAAAGAAATGGGGTCACCCAAATCTTTATGGAAACACCCTATCGGAACGACAAGCTAATGACGGATCTTCTAAAAATTCTGCCCGGAAGTGCATATCTGTCTGTAGCTGCTGGCATTTCTTCGGATTCCGAAATGATCAAGAGTCAACGGGTAGAATCGTGGAAGACCAATCTACCCAACCTACATAAAATTCCGACAATATTTTGTCTGGGCAATCCTTAA
- a CDS encoding GatB/YqeY domain-containing protein — MSLKSKIEQEIKQAMLQKQKDRLRALRAIKSAILLAETEKGAESDLSEEVELKLLQKAAKQRKDSLDVYKQQGREDLAEVEQQELAVIEEFLPQQLSEEEVEAAVKETIAQVGAAGPGDMGKVMGAATKKLSGRADGKLISAIARKLLTS, encoded by the coding sequence ATGAGCCTTAAATCAAAGATTGAGCAGGAAATCAAACAAGCCATGTTGCAAAAGCAAAAAGATCGACTGAGAGCATTGCGTGCGATCAAGTCAGCGATCTTGTTGGCAGAGACAGAAAAAGGAGCGGAGAGCGATCTTTCTGAAGAGGTAGAGCTTAAACTGTTGCAAAAAGCCGCCAAACAGAGAAAAGACTCGCTTGATGTGTACAAACAGCAGGGCAGAGAAGACCTGGCTGAAGTAGAACAGCAAGAATTAGCAGTAATAGAAGAATTTCTGCCGCAACAGCTTTCTGAAGAAGAAGTGGAAGCCGCGGTGAAGGAAACCATTGCACAGGTGGGTGCCGCTGGTCCGGGCGACATGGGCAAGGTCATGGGTGCTGCAACTAAAAAATTGTCTGGTAGAGCAGATGGAAAACTTATATCAGCGATAGCAAGAAAATTGCTGACTTCTTAA
- a CDS encoding alpha/beta fold hydrolase, with the protein MILNFRTLGKGEPLIILHGVFGSSDNWQSQAKAFAEKYKVYLVDLRNHGNSFHSDAFDYQVMSEDVVALMTSESIEKAYVLGHSMGGKAAMFLASKYPDLVAQLIVVDIAPKHYLPHHQQIFEGFHSVNLSTLQSRKDADTQMSQMIKDFGVRQFILKNLHRDKEGKFSWKINLEAIEANIENVGVGLPKGYGYGGPVLFVGGSKSSYIQPEDEADIKARFPDSNVVTVEGAGHWVHAEKPAALIAHVLDFLP; encoded by the coding sequence ATGATCCTCAATTTTAGAACCCTGGGGAAAGGGGAGCCTCTGATCATTTTACACGGGGTGTTTGGCTCTTCTGACAATTGGCAATCACAAGCCAAAGCATTTGCAGAAAAGTACAAGGTATATCTGGTCGACCTGAGAAATCACGGCAATTCTTTTCACAGTGATGCATTTGATTACCAGGTGATGAGTGAAGATGTGGTGGCATTGATGACTTCCGAAAGCATCGAAAAAGCTTACGTTCTGGGGCACTCCATGGGAGGAAAAGCAGCCATGTTTCTGGCCAGTAAGTATCCTGATCTTGTCGCTCAGCTAATTGTCGTTGATATCGCGCCTAAGCACTATTTGCCACATCATCAACAAATTTTTGAGGGATTTCATAGCGTGAATTTATCGACGCTGCAAAGTCGAAAGGATGCTGATACGCAGATGAGTCAAATGATCAAGGATTTTGGTGTCCGTCAGTTCATTCTGAAAAATCTCCATAGAGATAAAGAAGGAAAGTTTTCCTGGAAAATCAATTTGGAAGCGATTGAAGCCAACATTGAAAACGTAGGTGTCGGCTTGCCAAAAGGATATGGTTATGGTGGTCCGGTTTTGTTTGTCGGAGGTTCAAAATCCTCCTATATCCAACCAGAAGATGAAGCAGATATTAAGGCACGTTTTCCGGACTCCAATGTAGTTACCGTAGAGGGCGCCGGGCACTGGGTCCATGCCGAAAAGCCTGCAGCATTGATCGCTCATGTCCTCGACTTTTTACCTTAA
- a CDS encoding sodium ion-translocating decarboxylase subunit beta, which produces MTALQDIADQPQILLMILIAAGLLYLGIKKQYEPLLLVPIAFGMLLANFPGGQMGVVKIDENLTLYQIAKEHGIMNYLYYALIKTGFLPPIIFLGVGALTDFGPMLRNLRLAFFGAAAQIGIFTVLISAVALGFTLKEAASLGIIGGADGPTAIYTTIKLAPHLLGPIAIAAYSYMALVPVIIPFVVRFTVTEKELKINMKEQDKLYPSNTPIKNLQTLKIIFPIAVGTLVALLVPSSVPLIGLLMFGNLIKEIGPMVSRLHQAASQTILNAATIFLGLSVGATMTVKAFLNMETLLIIAGGFVAFAISIAGGILAVKAYNLFAKKKINPLIGATGLSAVPMASRVANDIALKHDPNNHLLQYAMASNISGVIGSAVAAGVLISFLG; this is translated from the coding sequence ATGACGGCTCTGCAAGACATAGCCGATCAACCTCAGATCTTACTGATGATCCTCATTGCTGCAGGTCTCTTGTATCTGGGGATCAAAAAGCAATATGAGCCCTTGTTATTGGTCCCAATAGCTTTCGGGATGTTACTTGCCAATTTCCCTGGAGGGCAAATGGGCGTGGTAAAGATTGATGAAAACCTCACGCTTTACCAGATTGCAAAGGAGCATGGGATCATGAATTATCTGTATTATGCGCTAATCAAGACCGGGTTTTTGCCTCCGATCATATTCCTTGGCGTTGGTGCATTGACAGACTTTGGTCCCATGCTAAGAAACCTTCGCCTGGCTTTTTTTGGTGCGGCTGCACAGATAGGCATATTTACCGTGTTGATATCAGCAGTGGCGCTTGGATTCACACTGAAGGAAGCCGCCTCTCTGGGAATCATTGGCGGAGCTGACGGACCGACGGCCATTTACACGACCATCAAACTGGCTCCACATTTATTGGGACCCATTGCCATTGCTGCCTATTCTTACATGGCCCTCGTACCGGTGATCATTCCTTTTGTAGTCCGCTTTACGGTTACGGAAAAAGAATTGAAAATCAATATGAAGGAGCAGGATAAGCTGTATCCGAGCAATACACCGATCAAAAACCTACAAACCCTGAAAATCATTTTTCCGATTGCAGTTGGCACTTTGGTGGCATTACTTGTGCCCTCTTCCGTTCCCTTAATTGGTTTACTGATGTTTGGTAACCTGATAAAAGAAATTGGCCCTATGGTAAGTCGCTTACATCAGGCAGCTTCACAGACCATTTTGAATGCGGCAACGATTTTCCTGGGCTTATCTGTTGGCGCGACCATGACCGTCAAAGCTTTTTTGAACATGGAGACCTTATTGATCATTGCGGGTGGATTCGTGGCTTTTGCTATCTCCATTGCAGGAGGAATTCTGGCAGTTAAAGCGTACAACCTATTTGCGAAGAAAAAGATCAACCCATTGATCGGCGCAACAGGACTGAGTGCTGTGCCTATGGCTTCCCGGGTGGCCAATGACATTGCTTTGAAGCATGATCCTAACAATCACCTGTTGCAATATGCCATGGCCAGTAATATCTCCGGAGTGATCGGATCAGCCGTCGCAGCCGGGGTGCTGATCTCGTTTTTAGGTTAA
- a CDS encoding DJ-1/PfpI family protein, with product MRLTFNYKAGLLVVLMLCFQACQSPESEESSLIELDPVATGKSFNAAFLIIDGVYNSELMAPYDIFQHTIFHTEGGIKVFTIAPEKDTVVTFEGLKLIPDYSFDEAYPEIDILVVPSAEHNMDTDLDNKTLIDFVSSTGAKADYTMSLCDGAFVLAKAGLVDGKISTTFPSDIGRYRETFPSLDVKEGLTFVHDGNLLTSAGGAKSYDVALYLVHHLYGDQIAKNVGKGLVIDWNLTDYQFFRVEK from the coding sequence ATGCGTTTAACCTTTAACTATAAAGCAGGACTGCTTGTCGTACTGATGCTTTGCTTTCAGGCTTGTCAAAGTCCTGAGAGTGAAGAATCATCGCTCATTGAATTAGATCCGGTAGCTACTGGAAAATCCTTCAATGCTGCATTCCTTATCATTGATGGCGTCTACAATTCCGAATTGATGGCGCCATATGACATTTTTCAACATACCATTTTCCATACAGAAGGAGGTATCAAAGTCTTCACCATCGCTCCTGAAAAGGATACAGTGGTCACCTTCGAAGGACTGAAACTGATCCCTGATTACTCCTTTGATGAAGCGTATCCTGAAATTGACATTCTTGTAGTGCCCAGCGCCGAACACAACATGGACACAGATCTGGATAATAAAACGCTGATTGATTTCGTATCATCCACAGGAGCAAAAGCGGATTATACCATGTCTCTTTGCGATGGTGCGTTTGTACTGGCCAAAGCCGGTCTGGTTGATGGTAAGATTTCCACGACTTTCCCATCTGACATAGGTCGATACCGTGAAACGTTTCCAAGTCTGGATGTGAAAGAAGGACTCACTTTCGTTCATGATGGCAACTTACTTACCTCTGCCGGCGGAGCAAAGTCTTATGATGTGGCCCTCTATTTAGTGCATCACCTCTACGGGGATCAAATCGCTAAAAATGTAGGAAAAGGCCTCGTCATTGATTGGAATTTGACTGATTATCAGTTCTTTCGGGTCGAGAAATAG
- a CDS encoding OadG family transporter subunit: MENEISQALTLMGIGMITVFVVLSLVVVIGNLLIQIVNRFAPVPISPEKKPEISNAKIAAITAAVEMFTAGKGRITKIEKK, translated from the coding sequence ATGGAAAACGAAATTTCGCAGGCACTCACCCTTATGGGTATAGGCATGATTACTGTGTTTGTTGTGCTGTCACTGGTTGTAGTGATAGGAAACCTTTTGATCCAAATCGTCAACCGATTTGCACCTGTCCCAATAAGTCCTGAGAAAAAACCGGAAATTTCCAATGCAAAAATTGCAGCCATTACCGCAGCAGTAGAGATGTTCACTGCAGGTAAAGGACGCATTACCAAAATCGAGAAGAAATAA
- a CDS encoding pyridoxine 5'-phosphate synthase: MTKLSVNVNKFATLRNARGGNNPNLVKTVKDCEKFGAEGITVHPRPDERHITYQDVFDIKEVVRTEFNIEGYPDERYMQIIEKARPTQATLVPDGPDVLTSNAGWNTVAHADLLKPLVAQLQSYGARVSIFVDPDDAMVAGAHAIGADRIELYTEPYAAGFEANKKAAVKSYVAAAQKAKELGMGINAGHDLSLENLKFLKSSLIELDEVSIGHALVCDALYYGLENIIPMYKRQLA, translated from the coding sequence ATGACCAAACTTAGCGTAAACGTCAACAAATTTGCAACTCTCAGAAATGCCCGAGGTGGAAATAACCCGAATCTGGTAAAAACAGTGAAAGACTGTGAAAAGTTTGGGGCTGAAGGCATCACCGTTCACCCGCGGCCTGACGAAAGACATATTACTTATCAGGATGTTTTTGACATCAAAGAGGTCGTAAGGACCGAATTCAATATCGAGGGGTATCCCGATGAGCGATACATGCAGATCATTGAAAAAGCACGACCCACACAAGCAACACTTGTTCCGGACGGACCCGATGTTCTCACCTCAAATGCAGGATGGAATACCGTCGCTCATGCTGACTTACTGAAACCACTGGTAGCGCAACTCCAATCTTATGGCGCCAGGGTATCGATTTTCGTTGATCCTGACGATGCCATGGTAGCAGGAGCTCATGCGATCGGAGCGGACCGCATCGAATTATACACCGAACCCTATGCAGCTGGGTTTGAGGCCAATAAGAAGGCAGCGGTAAAAAGCTATGTTGCTGCAGCTCAGAAGGCCAAAGAGTTGGGAATGGGCATTAATGCCGGACATGATTTGAGCCTTGAGAACCTAAAATTCTTAAAGTCTTCTCTCATCGAACTGGATGAAGTTTCTATCGGCCATGCCCTGGTCTGTGACGCATTGTACTACGGCCTGGAAAATATTATTCCCATGTACAAAAGACAATTGGCATGA
- a CDS encoding CvpA family protein — protein sequence MNYVDIFLLVILVLGAIRGYSKGLIIELFSLIAFFFGLFGAIKFSGPIAAIFFGDSDFYLIGLVGVFIVLFIALSVVINLIAKLIKKGVDLIFLGWFDNLLGGILGILKWGFLVSMLVLMLKGGGLLLPEKDLAKSRIYPYIEDIGPNAFNALETIFPFFENFIDSIDEEKNKHFV from the coding sequence ATGAACTATGTAGACATTTTTCTCCTGGTAATATTAGTACTTGGCGCCATCCGGGGTTACTCCAAGGGATTGATCATCGAGTTATTTTCTTTGATTGCTTTTTTCTTTGGATTGTTTGGAGCCATCAAGTTTTCAGGGCCCATAGCTGCAATATTTTTTGGAGACTCTGATTTTTACCTCATCGGATTGGTCGGAGTGTTCATTGTACTATTCATTGCCTTGAGTGTGGTTATCAATTTAATTGCAAAACTGATCAAGAAAGGTGTTGATCTGATCTTTTTGGGATGGTTTGACAACCTTTTAGGTGGTATTCTGGGTATCTTAAAATGGGGTTTTTTGGTCAGTATGCTGGTGCTCATGCTTAAAGGGGGAGGATTACTGCTCCCAGAAAAAGATCTGGCCAAATCCCGGATATATCCGTATATTGAGGATATAGGCCCCAATGCCTTCAATGCGCTTGAAACAATTTTTCCTTTCTTCGAGAACTTTATCGACTCGATCGACGAGGAAAAGAACAAACACTTTGTTTGA
- a CDS encoding alpha/beta hydrolase, which produces MELKEEKGFTYVDEGEGEVVLLLHGLFGALSNWDSVVNHFSKNYRVIIPLLPIYTMPLKEAGLEGLTDFLEEFLEVKQLKELNLMGNSLGGHVALIYALRKPENIKSLILTGSSGLFENTMGGSFPKRGSYDYVKERVAYTFYDPTTATDELVDEVFETTKSIPKCMRIVAMAKSAQRNNMADLIPDIKARTLLIWGLNDTITPPMVGHEFNRLLPNSELHFIDKCCHAPMMEAPEKFNILLERFLAA; this is translated from the coding sequence ATGGAACTCAAAGAAGAAAAGGGATTTACATACGTCGACGAGGGAGAAGGAGAAGTTGTTTTGCTCTTGCACGGACTCTTCGGTGCATTGAGCAATTGGGACAGTGTGGTTAATCATTTCTCTAAAAATTACCGGGTAATTATTCCACTGCTGCCCATTTATACCATGCCTTTGAAAGAAGCGGGATTGGAAGGCTTAACGGATTTTCTTGAGGAATTCCTCGAGGTAAAGCAGTTGAAAGAATTGAACCTGATGGGTAATTCCCTGGGAGGGCATGTCGCTTTGATCTACGCGCTCCGTAAGCCGGAAAACATCAAAAGCCTGATCCTTACCGGCAGCTCCGGCCTGTTTGAGAATACCATGGGTGGATCATTTCCTAAAAGAGGAAGCTATGATTATGTAAAAGAAAGAGTAGCTTATACCTTTTATGATCCAACTACTGCAACTGATGAGTTAGTCGATGAAGTATTTGAAACTACTAAGAGTATTCCTAAGTGCATGAGGATTGTGGCCATGGCTAAGTCCGCACAAAGGAACAATATGGCGGACCTAATACCCGACATCAAGGCAAGAACGTTATTGATATGGGGGTTGAACGATACCATCACGCCACCGATGGTGGGGCATGAATTCAATAGATTACTGCCAAACTCTGAACTTCATTTTATTGATAAATGTTGTCATGCTCCAATGATGGAAGCACCCGAGAAATTCAATATATTGCTTGAGCGCTTTTTAGCGGCATAA
- the metK gene encoding methionine adenosyltransferase, whose protein sequence is MPYLFTSESVSEGHPDKVADQISDALIDHFLAFDANSKVACETLVTTGLVTLAGEVKSDSYLDVQQIARDVIERIGYTKSEYQFDSKSCAVISAIHEQSADINRGVDRSNPEEQGAGDQGMMFGYATKETENYMPLALDLSHKILIELAALRRENDAIKYLRPDAKSQVTIEYDDNNQPVRIDAIVVSTQHDDFAEDQEMLDKIKSDIIDILIPRVKAQQKQEIQALFNDEIKYHINPTGKFVIGGPHGDTGLTGRKIIVDTYGGKGAHGGGAFSGKDPSKVDRSAAYATRHIAKNLVAAGVADEVLVQVSYAIGVVEPMGIFIETYGTSNVEGMNDGEIAKKVSEIFDMRPVAIERRLKLREPIYSETAAYGHMGRTSEMKSLTFKSAGREVTKEVETFTWEKLDYVDQVKNAFNL, encoded by the coding sequence ATGCCCTATCTTTTTACGTCCGAGTCAGTTTCTGAAGGACACCCCGACAAAGTAGCAGATCAAATTTCAGATGCACTTATTGACCATTTCCTTGCATTTGATGCTAATTCTAAGGTAGCATGTGAAACACTGGTAACTACCGGGCTTGTAACCCTGGCGGGTGAAGTTAAATCAGACAGCTACCTGGATGTACAGCAGATCGCACGAGATGTAATCGAGCGGATCGGATACACCAAAAGTGAATACCAGTTTGATTCTAAATCATGCGCAGTTATCTCTGCAATCCATGAGCAATCTGCCGATATCAACCGAGGTGTGGATCGATCTAACCCGGAAGAGCAGGGCGCAGGTGATCAGGGAATGATGTTCGGGTATGCAACCAAGGAAACAGAGAACTATATGCCACTGGCATTGGACCTTTCACATAAAATCCTGATCGAGTTAGCTGCCCTGAGAAGGGAAAATGACGCAATCAAATATCTAAGACCTGATGCCAAGTCTCAGGTGACGATCGAATATGATGACAACAATCAGCCTGTTCGCATTGATGCGATTGTTGTGTCTACTCAACACGATGATTTTGCAGAGGATCAGGAAATGTTGGACAAGATCAAATCTGATATCATCGATATATTGATCCCACGTGTAAAAGCTCAGCAAAAACAGGAGATCCAGGCACTCTTCAACGATGAGATCAAATACCACATCAATCCTACCGGAAAATTTGTGATTGGTGGGCCTCATGGTGATACCGGATTGACTGGCAGAAAAATCATTGTCGATACTTACGGAGGTAAAGGCGCTCACGGCGGCGGTGCATTTTCTGGTAAAGACCCTTCTAAAGTGGACCGGTCCGCTGCTTATGCAACCCGACACATTGCGAAGAATCTGGTGGCTGCAGGCGTAGCAGATGAAGTACTTGTTCAGGTATCTTATGCTATCGGAGTGGTTGAACCAATGGGGATATTCATCGAAACTTACGGAACGTCGAATGTTGAAGGCATGAACGATGGTGAGATCGCGAAAAAGGTTTCGGAGATATTTGATATGAGACCTGTTGCGATCGAGCGTCGATTGAAATTAAGAGAACCGATTTACTCAGAAACAGCTGCTTATGGTCATATGGGCCGAACTTCTGAGATGAAATCCCTCACTTTCAAATCCGCAGGAAGAGAAGTAACCAAAGAAGTGGAGACGTTTACCTGGGAAAAGCTGGATTACGTAGATCAGGTAAAAAATGCGTTTAACCTTTAA
- a CDS encoding CBS domain-containing protein: MRAKELINYLIPPLKPEDTIDQALQWMEEFRLSELPVADNEEFLGVVSEEMLMALPAVEAQISDLQLVGQETLIRDTRHFYEVLRVAYSTNRKVVAVLDEYDRYIGAISVEDVVEAFAKTSTIQHPGAILVIETNNRDYYLSEISRIVESVDLKILSSYIVSREDDPTKIELTIKINKEDTSHVISMLDANGYKVVESFSQSQGSMMEKDRLDQLLNFLKI, translated from the coding sequence ATGAGGGCCAAGGAACTAATAAATTATTTAATACCACCGCTGAAACCTGAAGATACCATCGATCAGGCACTCCAGTGGATGGAAGAGTTTCGTCTCTCTGAACTACCTGTTGCCGATAATGAGGAGTTTTTGGGTGTGGTAAGCGAGGAAATGCTGATGGCCTTACCGGCAGTCGAAGCTCAAATATCAGATTTGCAGCTGGTTGGTCAGGAGACCCTTATCCGTGACACCCGGCATTTTTATGAGGTGTTGAGGGTGGCCTATTCCACCAACCGCAAAGTCGTAGCTGTATTGGATGAGTACGACCGATATATTGGTGCCATTTCTGTAGAAGATGTCGTAGAAGCTTTTGCCAAAACCTCAACGATCCAACATCCTGGGGCCATTTTGGTCATTGAAACCAACAATCGGGACTATTACCTCTCGGAAATCAGCAGAATCGTAGAATCTGTCGATCTTAAAATTCTGAGCAGTTACATCGTCTCCAGAGAGGATGATCCTACTAAAATTGAACTCACCATCAAGATCAATAAAGAGGATACCTCGCACGTGATTTCCATGTTGGATGCCAATGGTTACAAGGTCGTGGAGTCCTTTAGTCAAAGCCAGGGGTCAATGATGGAGAAAGACCGCCTCGATCAGCTCCTGAATTTCTTGAAAATCTGA